The following proteins are encoded in a genomic region of Streptococcus sp. 29892:
- the glyS gene encoding glycine--tRNA ligase subunit beta, with translation MTKNLLVELGLEEIPAYIVTPAMHQLRDRMATFLTDNRLAFDSIDVFSTPRRLAVRVRGLADQQTDLTEDFKGPAKKIALDADGNFTKAAEGFVRGKGLTTADIEFREIKGEEYVYVTKHEAGQPAKAVLAGIPEVLKAMTFPVSMNWASNKFAYIRPVHTLTVLLDDEALAMDFLDISSARISRGHRFLGNETEIASADSYEADLRAQFVITDPAERQNMIVEQIKAIEDKHNVTVEIDEDLLNEVLNLVEYPTAFMGSFDTKYLEVPEEVLVTSMKNHQRYFVVRDKSGKLLPNFISVRNGNDQHLDNVIKGNEKVLVARLEDGEFFWREDQKLKIADLVERLKVVTFHEKIGSLYEHMERTKVIAEKLADLAGLTADEKADVARAADIYKFDLLTGMVGEFDELQGIMGEKYALLAGEKPAVAAAIREHYLPNSAEGELPESKVGAVLALADKFDTLLSFFSVGLIPSGSNDPYALRRATQGIVRILEAFGWEIPLDELIAELYSLNFASLTYDNQPAVMDFIRARVEKMMDKAIPKDIREAVLASSTFVVRLQLAASSAIFQKSKEADYKEAVENLSRVFNLAEKAEATVIDEALFENDQEKALAAAVAGLELTEDMAGNLDKLFALSPIIAAFFDNTMVMADDAAVKANRLALLKSLADKASAVAVFNLLNSK, from the coding sequence ATGACAAAGAATTTACTTGTTGAACTTGGTTTGGAAGAAATTCCTGCCTACATCGTAACCCCAGCCATGCACCAGTTGCGTGACCGCATGGCGACTTTTTTGACAGACAATCGCTTGGCTTTTGACAGCATTGATGTCTTTTCAACGCCACGCCGTTTGGCTGTTCGTGTGCGTGGTTTGGCAGACCAGCAGACTGATCTTACAGAAGATTTCAAGGGTCCTGCTAAGAAGATTGCCTTGGATGCAGATGGAAACTTCACTAAAGCTGCAGAAGGCTTTGTCCGTGGCAAAGGCTTGACGACAGCTGACATTGAGTTCCGCGAGATCAAGGGCGAAGAGTATGTCTATGTGACCAAACATGAAGCTGGTCAGCCAGCTAAGGCAGTTTTGGCGGGCATTCCAGAGGTCTTGAAGGCTATGACCTTCCCTGTCAGCATGAACTGGGCGTCCAACAAATTCGCCTACATCCGCCCTGTCCACACCTTGACCGTTCTCTTGGACGATGAAGCATTGGCTATGGACTTCTTGGACATTTCGTCAGCTCGCATCAGCCGTGGTCATCGTTTCCTTGGAAATGAAACAGAGATTGCAAGTGCAGATTCTTACGAGGCTGACTTGCGTGCACAGTTTGTCATTACAGACCCCGCAGAGCGTCAAAATATGATTGTTGAGCAAATCAAGGCTATCGAGGACAAACACAATGTGACAGTTGAGATTGATGAAGATTTGCTCAATGAAGTTCTCAACCTGGTCGAGTACCCAACTGCCTTCATGGGTTCTTTTGACACTAAATATTTGGAAGTACCAGAGGAAGTTTTGGTTACTTCTATGAAAAATCACCAACGTTACTTTGTGGTGCGGGATAAGTCTGGTAAACTCTTGCCAAACTTCATCTCCGTCCGAAACGGTAACGACCAACACCTTGACAATGTCATCAAAGGAAATGAAAAAGTCTTGGTGGCCCGTCTGGAAGATGGCGAGTTCTTCTGGCGTGAAGACCAAAAACTCAAGATTGCTGACTTGGTAGAACGCCTCAAAGTCGTGACCTTCCATGAGAAAATCGGCTCCCTTTACGAGCACATGGAACGCACCAAAGTTATCGCAGAAAAACTGGCTGACTTGGCAGGCTTGACTGCGGATGAAAAAGCAGATGTGGCGCGTGCGGCGGACATCTACAAGTTTGACCTCTTGACAGGCATGGTTGGCGAGTTTGATGAATTGCAAGGGATTATGGGTGAGAAGTATGCCCTTCTTGCAGGGGAAAAACCTGCGGTGGCAGCAGCAATCCGTGAGCACTACTTGCCAAACTCAGCAGAAGGCGAATTGCCTGAAAGCAAGGTCGGTGCGGTATTGGCACTGGCTGATAAATTTGATACCCTCCTATCCTTCTTCTCAGTTGGCTTGATTCCGTCTGGTTCAAACGATCCTTACGCTCTTCGTCGTGCGACACAGGGGATCGTTCGAATCTTGGAAGCATTTGGTTGGGAAATTCCATTGGATGAGTTGATTGCGGAGCTCTACAGCCTAAACTTTGCTAGCTTGACTTACGACAACCAGCCAGCTGTGATGGACTTTATCCGTGCCCGTGTAGAGAAGATGATGGATAAGGCCATTCCGAAAGACATCCGTGAGGCTGTACTTGCCAGCTCAACCTTTGTGGTCAGACTACAACTGGCAGCCAGCTCTGCTATTTTCCAAAAATCAAAAGAGGCTGACTACAAGGAAGCCGTGGAAAACTTGTCACGGGTCTTCAACTTGGCTGAAAAGGCAGAGGCGACTGTCATTGACGAGGCACTCTTCGAAAACGACCAGGAGAAAGCCCTTGCTGCTGCAGTGGCAGGCTTGGAGTTGACGGAAGACATGGCGGGCAACCTGGACAAGCTCTTTGCTCTCAGCCCAATCATCGCGGCCTTCTTCGACAACACCATGGTCATGGCAGATGACGCAGCAGTCAAAGCCAACCGTTTGGCTCTACTGAAATCCTTGGCGGATAAGGCAAGTGCCGTGGCGGTCTTCAATCTCTTGAACAGCAAGTAG
- the glyQ gene encoding glycine--tRNA ligase subunit alpha: MAKKLTFQEIILTLQQFWNEQGCLLMQAYDTEKGAGTMSPYTFLRAIGPEPWNAAYVEPSRRPADGRYGENPNRLYQHHQFQVVMKPSPSNIQELYLESLERLGINPLEHDIRFVEDNWENPSTGSAGLGWEVWLDGMEITQFTYFQQVGGLATGPVTAEVTYGLERLASYIQEVDSVYDIEWADGVKYGEIFIQPEYEHSKYSFEVSDQDMLLENFTKFEKEAERALEEGLVHPAFDYVLKCSHTFNLLDARGAVSVTERAGYIARIRNLARVVAKTFVAERKKLGFPLLDEATRAELLKEDAE; encoded by the coding sequence ATGGCAAAAAAACTTACATTTCAGGAAATCATCCTGACCTTACAACAATTTTGGAATGAGCAAGGCTGCTTGCTCATGCAGGCCTATGATACGGAGAAGGGTGCGGGTACCATGAGCCCCTACACTTTCTTGCGAGCTATTGGTCCTGAGCCTTGGAATGCGGCTTATGTGGAGCCAAGTCGTCGTCCTGCGGACGGTCGTTACGGGGAAAATCCAAACCGTTTGTATCAGCACCACCAATTCCAAGTGGTTATGAAACCATCTCCTTCTAATATCCAAGAACTTTACTTGGAATCTTTGGAGCGTTTGGGCATCAATCCTTTGGAACACGACATTCGTTTCGTTGAGGATAACTGGGAAAACCCGTCAACAGGTTCAGCTGGTTTGGGCTGGGAAGTCTGGTTGGACGGTATGGAAATCACGCAGTTTACCTATTTCCAACAGGTTGGTGGTTTGGCGACAGGTCCTGTCACAGCTGAAGTAACTTATGGTTTGGAGCGTTTGGCTTCCTATATCCAAGAGGTTGACTCTGTTTACGATATCGAGTGGGCAGACGGTGTTAAATACGGTGAAATCTTTATCCAGCCAGAGTATGAGCATTCAAAATACTCCTTTGAAGTATCAGATCAGGATATGCTCCTTGAAAACTTCACTAAGTTTGAGAAAGAAGCAGAGCGGGCTTTGGAAGAGGGCTTGGTTCACCCAGCCTTTGACTATGTACTCAAATGCTCTCATACCTTTAACCTGTTGGATGCCCGTGGTGCCGTGTCTGTAACTGAGCGTGCAGGCTACATTGCCCGTATCCGTAACCTTGCCCGTGTCGTTGCCAAGACCTTTGTGGCAGAGCGGAAAAAACTTGGCTTCCCACTTTTAGACGAAGCAACACGAGCAGAATTGTTGAAGGAGGATGCAGAATAA